From the genome of Vicia villosa cultivar HV-30 ecotype Madison, WI linkage group LG2, Vvil1.0, whole genome shotgun sequence, one region includes:
- the LOC131653987 gene encoding uncharacterized protein LOC131653987: MGGGMEANKNKYIEEWGAVRENLEHNFRWTRRNLLLVGIFGLAVPVLVYKGIVKEFHMQDEDNGRPYRKFKP; encoded by the exons atgggTGGAGGAATGGAAGCAAACAAGAACAAATACATCGAGGAATGGGGCGCTGTTAGAGAGAATCTCGAACACAATTTCCGTTGGACTCGCCGTAACCTTCTTCTCGTTGGCATCTTCGGTCTCGCTGTTCCCGTACTTGTCTACAAAGGCATCGTCAAGGAATTC CATATGCAAGATGAAGATAACGGCAGACCATACAGGAAGTTCAAGCCTTAA